From bacterium, the proteins below share one genomic window:
- a CDS encoding NfeD family protein: protein MSQTNWIMLFIWAGVAVIFLVGEIFSAGFALLWFGIGAGVAAVLALLNLPIWLQVIVFIVLSSVLFAFSRIFFKRVTRNAHNVGIASDRAIGKTGIVIDRIDPAIGKGTVRVEHEEWRAESIDGKVIEAGSKVEIVRLEGVRLFVKPKEE, encoded by the coding sequence ATGAGCCAAACAAACTGGATAATGCTTTTTATATGGGCAGGGGTAGCCGTCATTTTTCTCGTAGGAGAGATATTCTCCGCAGGCTTCGCGCTTTTATGGTTCGGCATAGGAGCAGGCGTTGCCGCCGTGCTCGCGCTCCTTAACCTGCCAATCTGGCTTCAAGTTATAGTTTTTATCGTACTATCTAGCGTTTTATTCGCATTTTCAAGAATCTTCTTCAAGCGTGTTACGCGCAATGCACATAACGTAGGTATCGCTTCGGACAGGGCAATAGGCAAAACCGGGATTGTTATTGATAGAATTGACCCCGCAATCGGCAAGGGTACGGTAAGAGTCGAGCACGAGGAATGGAGGGCTGAAAGCATTGACGGCAAGGTTATAGAAGCAGGCTCTAAAGTCGAGATTGTACGCCTTGAAGGTGTGCGTTTATTTGTAAAACCCAAGGAGGAATAA